One window of Deltaproteobacteria bacterium genomic DNA carries:
- a CDS encoding DUF1329 domain-containing protein translates to MILKRADVKTLVLLLVLFLSLPRDLLAEEDNRSDDLSDKQRYLLESLPLPSSSERFFITNENVKAFSDFLLEPLDKWLASGKFVLRAGRQLNYEWKLSESWQKQTELGLGHFSVDRDGSLLCNLKETAESGFPFGSAVDINREQDPVIKAYQILWNSSYAETASQDMLYGFDLMLLSSREMLRKAEGMFYRRSFGRVYVESEPEHFEMPQASDAKEVKPVTRKQVKQASSLERGPQFSGTDDIFRQEAFKFLSPAAVSGFQHVSWRYRGFRGDSVWIYSPVIDRARRVFGSNRSDALIGMPITFDDFFTWSGKIQNVDAKVLDERILLVPFPHANLAVIENIKSLAEPLSQESALDESKKPTLEDLYAVHGLYQRVDGLYANMLWNNQTLRFLHSSAWIPTEAIFVPRKVWLLEVNPRDPFYASGRTVLAIDQESMLPIYKLVYSIGGALKRVIMGSWGLAASSSEANLRWPFVSFVLAVETESEQVSALTTTYVHSFLGKESVKAKSVRELLRVSVKAEQRGEE, encoded by the coding sequence GTGATTTTGAAAAGAGCTGATGTAAAAACTTTAGTCCTCCTACTAGTTCTCTTTTTGTCGCTGCCCCGAGACCTACTCGCGGAGGAGGACAATCGAAGCGATGATTTATCGGACAAACAGCGATATTTATTGGAGTCTCTTCCTCTGCCTTCCTCTTCGGAAAGGTTTTTCATTACTAACGAAAACGTTAAGGCGTTTAGTGATTTTTTGCTAGAGCCATTAGATAAGTGGTTAGCTAGTGGTAAGTTCGTATTGAGAGCTGGACGCCAGCTAAACTATGAGTGGAAACTTTCCGAAAGTTGGCAAAAGCAAACTGAACTAGGGCTAGGACATTTTTCCGTAGATAGGGATGGCAGTTTACTTTGCAACCTCAAGGAGACAGCTGAAAGCGGGTTCCCTTTTGGTTCCGCGGTCGATATTAATCGCGAGCAGGATCCAGTAATAAAAGCTTATCAGATTCTTTGGAACAGTTCCTACGCGGAGACGGCATCTCAGGATATGCTGTATGGCTTTGACTTAATGTTGCTAAGTAGCCGAGAAATGCTTCGCAAGGCGGAGGGGATGTTTTATCGGCGTTCTTTTGGGAGAGTGTACGTTGAGTCCGAGCCGGAGCATTTTGAAATGCCGCAAGCGAGCGACGCTAAGGAGGTTAAGCCTGTGACTAGGAAGCAAGTTAAGCAGGCCTCATCTCTCGAGCGGGGGCCACAGTTTTCTGGCACGGACGACATTTTTAGACAGGAGGCGTTTAAATTCCTATCGCCCGCAGCCGTGTCTGGTTTTCAGCACGTTTCGTGGAGATACAGAGGATTTCGAGGTGATAGTGTGTGGATATATTCGCCTGTAATAGATCGCGCTCGAAGAGTGTTTGGCTCTAATAGGAGCGATGCTCTAATTGGCATGCCCATTACTTTTGACGATTTTTTTACCTGGTCGGGCAAAATCCAAAACGTGGATGCTAAGGTATTAGATGAGCGAATTCTCTTAGTTCCTTTTCCTCATGCCAATTTGGCAGTTATTGAAAATATTAAGTCGTTAGCTGAACCCTTAAGTCAAGAGTCTGCTTTAGATGAAAGCAAGAAACCAACATTGGAAGATCTCTATGCGGTGCATGGGCTGTATCAAAGGGTAGACGGCTTATATGCCAATATGCTTTGGAATAATCAAACGCTTCGCTTTCTCCATAGCTCCGCTTGGATCCCTACGGAAGCGATATTTGTTCCGCGCAAAGTGTGGTTACTTGAGGTTAATCCCCGTGATCCATTTTATGCAAGCGGAAGAACTGTTCTAGCGATCGACCAAGAATCGATGCTTCCCATATATAAATTAGTCTATAGCATCGGTGGTGCTCTAAAACGGGTAATCATGGGCTCTTGGGGGCTTGCGGCAAGTTCTAGCGAAGCGAATTTGCGCTGGCCCTTTGTTTCCTTTGTTTTGGCGGTAGAAACCGAGAGTGAACAAGTGTCGGCCCTAACCACTACTTATGTCCATTCCTTTCTTGGCAAGGAATCGGTGAAAGCTAAAAGCGTTAGAGAGCTCTTGCGGGTGAGCGTTAAAGCAGAGCAAAGAGGGGAGGAGTAA
- a CDS encoding aspartyl protease family protein has product MKQRLFYFVLFTSLLGFGGCNSSGESSGGINTGDFVVTSPYAEVAAKMDKFVEVSVTVNGVPGNFILDTGADSFLVSPEFAVEAGLDDSGTVNIVTIAGISETEVRRIEHFQFGSIEGYDIDAAVVDLAGFDGAIGKPLLEHALVSIDFVNEVISLGDPSISRLSTMGSNFQLLSANNLELPEIAINSQILRDVRLDTGNAGGVILSDPEVGQELLADAELSVATTVTATNGSLDGTAMIADTLSIGSAKLEDQFVVVVDLPDQNSDVAAKSNTSLLGNLVLKQFVVGIDMSRGELLLVHVRSLSYGLSNGGLRGVSLFQEVVG; this is encoded by the coding sequence ATGAAGCAGCGGCTTTTTTATTTTGTTTTATTTACTTCTCTCTTAGGTTTTGGTGGCTGCAATTCTTCCGGCGAATCTTCGGGCGGAATAAATACTGGCGATTTTGTCGTAACCTCGCCGTATGCAGAGGTTGCCGCGAAGATGGACAAGTTTGTCGAGGTATCAGTTACAGTTAATGGGGTTCCAGGCAATTTTATTCTCGATACGGGAGCAGATAGTTTTTTGGTGTCGCCTGAATTTGCAGTTGAGGCAGGGTTAGATGACAGTGGAACGGTTAATATCGTTACAATAGCGGGCATTAGTGAGACAGAAGTAAGACGTATTGAGCATTTTCAATTTGGCAGCATTGAGGGTTACGACATTGACGCTGCGGTTGTCGATTTAGCTGGCTTTGACGGTGCGATTGGCAAGCCTCTTTTGGAGCACGCTTTAGTTAGCATAGATTTTGTAAATGAGGTGATTTCGCTTGGAGATCCCAGCATTTCCCGACTGTCTACGATGGGAAGTAATTTTCAGCTATTAAGCGCTAATAATTTAGAACTTCCAGAAATTGCAATTAATTCGCAAATTTTACGCGACGTCAGATTGGATACTGGCAATGCGGGTGGTGTGATTTTGTCGGATCCAGAGGTTGGGCAAGAATTGCTGGCGGATGCAGAATTGTCGGTTGCGACTACTGTCACTGCTACAAATGGTTCGCTTGATGGAACTGCTATGATTGCGGATACGCTTAGCATTGGCTCTGCGAAATTAGAAGATCAATTTGTCGTAGTGGTCGATTTGCCAGACCAAAACTCTGATGTCGCTGCTAAGTCCAATACTAGTCTGTTGGGAAATCTAGTTCTAAAACAATTTGTAGTAGGTATTGATATGTCGCGAGGAGAGTTATTGTTGGTTCATGTGCGATCGCTTTCGTATGGACTGTCGAATGGCGGTTTGCGTGGCGTTAGCCTGTTTCAAGAGGTCGTAGGGTGA
- a CDS encoding 4Fe-4S dicluster domain-containing protein — protein MKRREEMTFLEKIYVWEIFKGICITFGNLLRNFGVYLARVVGLGKNKSPWVTVEYPDAVRAYPASYRGRHRLTLKQDGSVKCTACFLCATACPARCIYIEPAEHPDPHIEKYPNRYEIDTLLCVYCGFCVDACPVDAIRMDTGIHPEVYSPYPRAFVETKEVLMERSRVLQEKGVKQFFQEHMQRMREIEKHPFADNC, from the coding sequence ATGAAAAGACGCGAAGAAATGACTTTTCTGGAAAAAATATATGTTTGGGAGATCTTTAAAGGGATTTGCATAACTTTTGGCAATTTGCTTCGCAATTTTGGCGTTTATCTGGCCCGAGTTGTTGGTTTAGGCAAGAACAAATCTCCTTGGGTGACAGTTGAGTATCCCGACGCGGTTAGAGCTTATCCAGCAAGTTACAGGGGAAGACATAGGCTTACGCTTAAGCAAGATGGTTCGGTTAAATGCACGGCGTGCTTTCTGTGTGCCACTGCCTGTCCTGCTAGATGTATTTACATAGAACCAGCCGAGCACCCCGATCCTCATATAGAGAAATATCCAAACAGGTATGAAATTGATACTTTGCTTTGCGTCTATTGCGGATTCTGCGTAGATGCCTGTCCAGTCGATGCCATTCGCATGGATACTGGCATACATCCGGAGGTTTACTCGCCATATCCCAGGGCTTTTGTTGAGACGAAAGAAGTATTGATGGAGCGTTCTCGCGTGCTTCAGGAAAAAGGTGTTAAGCAGTTTTTCCAGGAACACATGCAGCGCATGCGAGAGATTGAGAAGCATCCTTTTGCTGATAATTGTTAG
- a CDS encoding DsbA family protein, translating to MIQTIEIFYSFECPYSYLALDRLSQIENSFHVQVLWQPFSAKAAGHSFHNGSNISPERASYIREDATRLAKKMEIPIVVPSDWPENGFDPEKSARGAVVAGDLSVTLEYNVKMFQRWWAEGEDPNEQSFFVQLCDELDVDPNEFAGRISTHDTRERVKGLYKRGRRLQVFDTPMILIGEERFYGIDRISHAEDRLVEIGAKKPSWM from the coding sequence ATGATTCAAACTATTGAGATATTTTACTCTTTCGAATGTCCATACAGTTATTTGGCGCTTGACCGCCTATCTCAAATTGAGAATAGCTTCCATGTCCAAGTGCTATGGCAACCATTTTCCGCAAAAGCTGCTGGCCATTCATTCCACAACGGAAGCAACATTTCCCCCGAGAGAGCTAGCTATATTCGCGAAGACGCCACGAGGCTAGCAAAGAAGATGGAGATACCTATAGTCGTTCCAAGCGACTGGCCAGAGAATGGTTTCGACCCAGAAAAGAGCGCTAGAGGCGCGGTTGTTGCTGGGGATTTATCTGTCACGCTGGAATACAACGTAAAGATGTTCCAGCGCTGGTGGGCAGAGGGGGAGGATCCAAACGAGCAGTCTTTTTTTGTTCAGCTATGCGATGAGCTAGACGTAGATCCAAACGAGTTTGCCGGACGAATTAGCACGCACGACACCAGAGAGCGAGTTAAGGGCTTATACAAGCGCGGCAGGCGTCTACAGGTTTTCGATACTCCCATGATTCTTATCGGGGAAGAACGCTTTTATGGCATAGATCGAATTTCACATGCTGAAGACAGGCTAGTCGAGATAGGAGCAAAAAAGCCAAGTTGGATGTAA
- a CDS encoding RsmE family RNA methyltransferase: MHQNLKSVLDKVHPGRSRQISSSIDLSDSRREWRLVFVAPPNFTCAIDLITASQLFKSNAETATLTPQSAAKEARASSVGSQVSKNSNIFEVCGDSYRNVEQSLENPTQTADSYIIIGAEGGFSEEELDLAETFGYWQVTLGPKVLRAETAATVACAMVGLLGSAR, encoded by the coding sequence ATGCACCAAAATCTTAAATCAGTTTTAGACAAAGTTCACCCAGGTCGCTCTCGGCAAATCTCTAGTTCAATCGACTTAAGCGATAGCAGGAGGGAATGGCGCCTAGTGTTTGTCGCTCCCCCGAATTTCACCTGCGCTATCGATCTGATAACCGCGAGTCAGTTATTTAAAAGTAACGCCGAGACAGCTACACTTACCCCACAATCGGCTGCGAAAGAAGCCCGAGCTAGTAGTGTCGGGAGCCAAGTATCTAAGAACTCTAATATTTTCGAGGTTTGTGGCGACTCTTATAGAAACGTAGAGCAAAGCCTTGAGAATCCAACACAAACTGCCGATTCCTATATCATAATTGGAGCAGAAGGTGGTTTCTCCGAGGAGGAATTAGACCTCGCTGAAACATTTGGCTATTGGCAGGTAACACTTGGGCCAAAGGTACTTCGTGCAGAAACTGCCGCCACGGTTGCTTGCGCAATGGTAGGGCTTTTGGGCTCAGCTAGATAA